One Rouxiella sp. S1S-2 genomic window, GCGCAGGGTTCAATCATTTTTGAAGCCGGAAAACCGGTAGGTTCAGCGCTGATTGGACAGAACTTTACCCGCAAAGATTATTTTTGGGGGCGCCCTTCCGCCACCTCGGATAGCGCCTATAATCCGTTGGCGTCCTCCGGCAGCAATCTTGCGGTCAGCAATCCGGCACTGGATAAAGCCGTGGCTGACCATGTGGCGGCACTGCGTGCGGCAAACCCTCAAAGTTCGCCGCAGGTTCCGGTAGACCTAGTCACCGCGTCCGCCAGCGGATTGGATCCACATATTTCAGTGGCAGCCGCGCGCTGGCAGGCACAGCGCGTAGCAGCAGCCAGAAAGCTGCCGCAGGATCAGGTTGATGAATTGATCACACAAAATACCTCCTCACCGCTGTTGAGTTTCATCGGTGACCCGGTAGTTAATGTGCTGCAATTGAACCTGGCACTCGATAAGCTGACTCAATAACCCTTAATTAAACAATAACAGGGCAAACGCATGGTAGATGAAGACGGTCAACGGCCTGATCCCGACAGCCTGTTGGCGCTGGCCAACGAAAAGCCGCGCGGCCAGTTAAAAATCTTCTTCGGCGCCTGTGCTGGCGTAGGTAAAACCTACGCCATGCTGCAGGAGGCGCAGCGGCTTCGCGCCACAGGATTAGACGTGGTTATCGGCGTTGTCGAAACCCACGGTCGCAAAGAGACACAGGCCATGCTGCCTGGGCTCGACATTTTAACCCCTAAACGAATCACCCATCGCGGCAGGCAGGTCACCGAGTTTGACCTCGATGCCGCCCTAGCCCGCCATCCCGGTCTTATCCTGATGGATGAGCTGGCGCACAGCAATGTCATCGG contains:
- the kdpC gene encoding potassium-transporting ATPase subunit KdpC, with the protein product MTTATRHNYVRPSLVLLGLFTLITGVAYPMLTTGLSDVVFRSQAQGSIIFEAGKPVGSALIGQNFTRKDYFWGRPSATSDSAYNPLASSGSNLAVSNPALDKAVADHVAALRAANPQSSPQVPVDLVTASASGLDPHISVAAARWQAQRVAAARKLPQDQVDELITQNTSSPLLSFIGDPVVNVLQLNLALDKLTQ